Proteins encoded in a region of the Rutidosis leptorrhynchoides isolate AG116_Rl617_1_P2 chromosome 9, CSIRO_AGI_Rlap_v1, whole genome shotgun sequence genome:
- the LOC139866496 gene encoding uncharacterized protein — protein MSVMSYSSASMGSGSRTARRKIEYGRTYVIRPRAKHQATIVWLHGVGDTGSSWSQQLGNLPLPNVKWICPTAPTRPVTVLGGFLCAAWFDGGELSEDGPVDVEGLDASAAHIANLLSSEPSDVKLGIGGFSNGAACALYSAACFAQGKYGNGNVYPINIKAVVGLSGCLPGARNLRSRIGSIDAAIRAASLPILICHGNCDEVVPHKFGERSSMMMSVAGFRYVTFKCYEGLGHYTIPREMEDVCQWLYSRLGA, from the exons ATGTCAGTAATGAGTTATTCAAGTGCGTCAATGGGTTCTG GCAGTAGAACGGCTCGGCGAAAGATAGAATACGGAAGAACGTATGTGATTAGGCCAAGAGCAAAACACCAAGCAACTATTGTTTGGTTGCATGGTGTTGGCGATACTGGCTCGAG TTGGTCCCAACAACTAGGCAACCTTCCTCTACCAAAT GTTAAATGGATATGCCCTACCGCTCCTACGCGCCCGGTGACAGTTCTCGGGGGATTCCTATGTGCTGCAT GGTTTGATGGAGGAGAGCTTTCGGAAGATGGTCCAGTTGATGTTGAAGGTTTAGACGCTTCTGCTGCACACATCGCAAACTTATTATCATCCGAGCCTTCTGATG TGAAACTTGGTATTGGAGGGTTTAGTAACGGTGCTGCGTGTGCGCTTTACTCGGCAGCCTGTTTCGCTCAAGGAAAATATGGAAATGGAAACGTGTACCCAATTAACATAAAAGCTGTAGTTGGATTAAGCGGATGCCTTCCTGGTGCACG GAACTTGAGGAGCAGAATAGGATCAATCGATGCTGCAATACGCGCAGCTTCATTGCCTATTCTAATATGTCATGGAAATT GCGATGAAGTAGTCCCACATAAATTCGGAGAAAGGTCTTCGATGATGATGAGTGTAGCTGGTTTTCGTTATGTTACATTTAAATGTTATGAAGG ACTTGGTCATTACACAATTCCTAGAGAAATGGAAGATGTATGTCAATGGCTATATTCAAGACTTGGAGCCTAA